The following is a genomic window from Candidatus Angelobacter sp..
CTTTGAACGGGGCGCTCAACATCTCCCTGGTGAACGGGTTCCAGCCCGCTGGAGGCGCCACCTTCGAGGTTATCAAATACGTCTCACACACCGGCTCGTTTGATAACATTTCCGGGCTGGATCTGGGCGGTGGGTTCTATTTGGAGCCAACATTTGGCATCACCAACCTCGTCTTGACCACGATTGATAACAGGCCACGGCCCCAGTTTTCGCCGCCACAACGTCTCCCCGGCGGAGACATTCATATCACGCTCACCGGAGTCGCGGGACAGACCTTCGTTGTGCAAGCCACCACCAATTTCGTCGATTGGGCCCCGGTGCTGACGAACGCCAACTCCGGTGCCGTGTTCGATCTGATCATCACCGATTCCCCGGTTTATCCCTACCGGTTCTATCGAACTTTTCAACCGTAGCGCCCGGGGGTGCGCTGAGGACGTTTCAGATTGCAGCGGCTTCACCGTTGTGCCCGACACGCCGACCCGGAGATTTCTCGGAACGATTTTGCATTCGAAGGGTCAAATCTCACGGAAGCCGGCCGGCGCAGGGATTGACACAAATTTTGACTCGCCAAAGCCTTGCCCCTGCTGCACGTTATCGCGGAGCCATGAGCGAAATTCAGATCATTCAAACCACGCTGGAACGGACGGCGCGACGGCGTCGCTGGCAGCGGGGCTGGCGCTCTCTTTGGCAGGGGCTTTTCATGGGCACTGCGCTCTGGCTGGTGGTCCTCGCGCTTTACAAACTGCTCCCCTTGCCGGAGCAAACGCTGACGATTGCGGCCGGTGTCGCGGCAGTGCTGATGCCCGCCGGTTTTCTCGCCGGTTTCTGGCGGAAGCCGACTCTGGACCAGACCGCTCGCTGGATGGATGAGCGGCAGCATTTTCAGGAACGGTTGAGCACCGCACTCGAAGTGACGCGCGCCGCCGTCGCCGGGAACTGGCGGCACCTGGTGTTGTCCGACGCCGCGGGCCGTTTGCGCGATTTCAATCCGCGCGAGTCGCTTCCCTATCATTTGCCGAAGATCGCCCGCTGGTCGTTCCTCCTGCTGGTGCTGGCGGCGACGCTCGGTTTCATTCCGGAGTATCGCAGCAAGGCGCAGCAACAAAAGAAAAAGGAAGCGGAGATCGTGAAGGAAACGGGCCGGCAACTCACCGAATTGACGCGGCGCACGATGGAGCGGCGTCCGCCGGTGATGGAACCCACCGAGAAGGCGTTGAATTCGGTGAAGGAACTCGGTGACCGGCTGGCACAGGCGCGACTGACCCGCACCGAGGCTCTGCATGATCTGGCAAGTGCGACGGAGAAACTGAAAGATCAGGCAAAAGATCTGGCCAAGGACCCTGCCCTGAGGAAACTGGAGCAGGCGGCGCGCTCGCCGTCGGGCCGCAACACGACCAGCAACGCGGACTTGCAGAAGCAGATTGATTCAATGCAGAAGCAGCTTGGCAATCCGAACGCGACGCCCGACGCGCTCGACAAACTGCAGAGGGAACTCCAGAAAATGCAACAGGCGGCGGCTGGCCTGCCCGGTAACGACGCCGCAGGCCAGCAGCAGAAACAGGAGATGTCGCAGGCGCTCTCCGATCTGGCGAAGAAAGCGCAGGAGTTGGGGCTTCAGTTACCGAGCCTGGACGACGCGATCAAGGCGCTTGAAGGCAGCCAGATTGACCAGTTCCTCAAGGATTTGAAGGTCGCCGAGGTGGATCTCGAAAAAATGCAGGCGATGGCGAAGGCGATGCAGGAACTCCAGAAGCAGATGGCGCAACTCGGCAAAGACCTCGCCGAACAGCTCGACAAGGGCCAGGCCGAGGCCGCCATGCAGACGTTGCAAAAAATGATCGACCAGTTGAAGAAGGGCAATCCGTCGGAAGATCAGTTGCAAAAGCTCCTCGCGGAAGTGGACAAGGCGGTCAAACCCGGCAGCCAGTACGGCAAAGTGGGGGATTTTCTCAAGGAAGCGGCCGGCAGGATGAAGGGCGGCGACAAACCCGGCGCCGCCAAATCGCTCGCCGATGCATCGGACGAATTGAAGCGCCTGCTGGACCAGCTCGGGGACGCGCAATCCATGATGGCGATGATGGACGCGCTGCAAAAAGCGCAGATGTGCGTTGGCAACGGCATGAGCTGGGGGCAGTGCCTGGCGAAGACACCGCGCGCAGGCCCGGGCGGCCGTCCCGGTCGCGGCGTGGGTACATGGTCGGACGACAACGGCTGGCTGTCGTATGCGGAGATGACCGAACGATGGGACAACTCCGGCCTCGAGCGTCCGGATATGGCACCGCGAGGCGAGAGCGACCGCGGCGACGGTGAGCTTTCCGATGCGCTCGTCCCGACGAAAGTCAAAGGCCAGATCAGCCCCGGCGGCCCGATGCCAAGCATCACGTTGAAAGGCGTCAGCATCAAAGGCCAAAGCAGGGTCGGTTACACCGAGGCCGTGGCCGCCGCGCAGAGCGAAGCACAGAGCGCGCTCAGTCAGGAGCAGGTGCCGCGCGCCTATCAGGGCGCCGTGAAGGACTATTTCGACGATCTCAAGGAGTGACCGTAGTCCGAGCCACGGATGAAACACGGATTTAACGCGGCACGGGGAAGAGATTCGTCTGTGCCTGGCCCGGGTTGAATCGCCCGCTTCACATTTTTATGAACACCGAAGAACAAATCCAATCGTTCCGCCAGACCTCCGCCGCGTTGCGCGCGGAGATCGGCAAAGTGATAGTCGGAAACGACGAAATCGTCGAGGGCACGCTCTTCGCCATCTTTGCGGGCGGCCACGTGCTGCTCGAGGGCGTGCCCGGGCTCGGAAAGACGCTGCTTGTCCGCACGCTGAGCGAAGTGCTCGAACTCTCCTTCAACCGCATCCAGTTCACGCCCGACCTGATGCCCGCCGACATTCTAGGGACCAATCTGGTCGTCGAGAATCCCGATGGCCGGCGCGAGTTCCAGTTCCAGCGCGGCCCGATCTTCGCGCATATCATCCTCGCGGACGAAATCAATCGCGCCACGCCGAAGACACAGTCCGCTCTGCTTGAGGCGATGCAGGAAAAGCAGGTCACCGCCGCGGGTGAAATCCGCAAGCTGGCCGAGCCGTTTTTTGTGCTCGCCACGCAAAACCCCATTGACCAGGAGGGGACCTATCCGCTGCCCGAAGCGCAGCTCGACCGCTTCTTTTTCAAATTGCTCGTGGATTACCCAAGCGCCGCCGAACTGACCGAGGTGCTCAATCGCACCACGGAAAATGCAAGGGCACAGGTCAACAAGGTGCTTGATGGCGCCAGTCTGCTGGAGTTGCAAAAACTTGTCCGCGAAGTCCCGGTGGCGACGCACGTTAAGGATTATGCGGTGCGACTCGTGCTCGCCACACATCCCAGGACCGAGACCGCCGCACCCATCGCCAATCAATACCTTCGTTTTGGGAGCAGCCCGCGTGGTGGACAGACGTTGATTCTCGCGGCGAAAGTCCGCGCGCTGACACAGGGCCGGTTCAACGTCAGCTTCGACGACATTCAGGCGGTCGCCGCGGCGGCGCTGCGTCATCGTCTGATCCTGAATTTCGAGGCGGATGCCGAAGGCGTCACGACGGATCACATCATCACGCAAATTCTCCAGGACGTGCCGAAGGATGTGCAGGCGGTGAATGTCTGAACGAATACGGAGACGCGAAGGCGTTTATCTCCGATAAATCGACACTCGTTGCCAATGTTCAACACTTCGGTATCTCCACGCTCTCGCAGGTGAGTCATGCCCTCGCTCCTCACCCCCGAACTTCTGCGTCGTCTCGAGCAGTTTCAACTGCTCGCGCAGCGTCGCGCAAAGAGCAGCGCCAAGGGGGAGCGACGCAGCAAGGCACGCGGGCAATCGGTCGAGTTCGCGGATTATCGCAATTATGTTTCCGGCGACGATTTCCGCTATCTCGATTGGAATCTCTACGGTCGGCTGGACCGGCTCTTCCTGAAACTCTATGAAGAGGAGCGCGAACTGCCGGTCACGGTATTTCTTGATGCCAGCGAGTCAATGACCTTCGGCGAGCCGCGCAAGTTTGACTTCGCGCGGCAGGTCGCGGCCGCGGTTGGCTACGTGGCTTTGTGCGGTTTCGACCGCGTCAGCGTGGTGATCTTTCCCGATGTGACGTCAGAGCCCGCCACCGATGCGGAGCGCAGGGCGCAAAGTTCGGAGCTGGCGGCTCGCGGCGCGTTGCGCGCGGTGCGAGGGCGCAGGTCCGCGCTGGAATTTTTCCAGAACATCAATCAACTCACCGCGCGGGGAGCGACCTCGTTCAATGAAGCGCTGCGCCGCGGGGCGCTGCAGGCACGTCAGGCGGGTGTGGCGGTCGTGCTAAGCGATTTTCTCGATCCGGCGGGCTACGAAGCCGGACTGACCGCGCTCGTCGGTCGCGGCTTTCAGGTGAATGCCGTGCAAATCCTCGCGCCGGACGAATTGAACCCAGCGACCTATGGTGACCTGCGTCTGATTGATTCCGAGACCGGAGCGCAACAGGAGGTCACCTTCGGGAAGTACCGCCTCAACACCTACCGGCAGACGGTGCAAAACTTCTGTCAGCGGCTCCGCGAGTATTGCTCTTCGCGCGGCATGAACTTTTTCATGGCGGCCTCCGACACGCCGCTGGAGGAACTGTTGCTGAAACAACTTCGCGAGGCGGAGGTGTGGGGATGAGATTTCTGGCGCCCGCCGCTTTCTTTTTTGCCGCCGCGATTCCGGTGGTGATCCTGTTCTATCTGCTCAAACGCAAGCGGGTGGTGCGGCTCGTGTCCAGCACGCTGCTCTGGCAGAAATTTCTCGCGGAGACACAGGCGAGCGCGCCATTTCAACGCCTCCGTCACAACTGGCTGCTCATCCTTCAACTGCTGATGCTGGCATTGGCGATTCTGGCGCTGGCGCGGCCCTACTTTTC
Proteins encoded in this region:
- a CDS encoding MoxR family ATPase — protein: MNTEEQIQSFRQTSAALRAEIGKVIVGNDEIVEGTLFAIFAGGHVLLEGVPGLGKTLLVRTLSEVLELSFNRIQFTPDLMPADILGTNLVVENPDGRREFQFQRGPIFAHIILADEINRATPKTQSALLEAMQEKQVTAAGEIRKLAEPFFVLATQNPIDQEGTYPLPEAQLDRFFFKLLVDYPSAAELTEVLNRTTENARAQVNKVLDGASLLELQKLVREVPVATHVKDYAVRLVLATHPRTETAAPIANQYLRFGSSPRGGQTLILAAKVRALTQGRFNVSFDDIQAVAAAALRHRLILNFEADAEGVTTDHIITQILQDVPKDVQAVNV
- a CDS encoding DUF58 domain-containing protein — protein: MPSLLTPELLRRLEQFQLLAQRRAKSSAKGERRSKARGQSVEFADYRNYVSGDDFRYLDWNLYGRLDRLFLKLYEEERELPVTVFLDASESMTFGEPRKFDFARQVAAAVGYVALCGFDRVSVVIFPDVTSEPATDAERRAQSSELAARGALRAVRGRRSALEFFQNINQLTARGATSFNEALRRGALQARQAGVAVVLSDFLDPAGYEAGLTALVGRGFQVNAVQILAPDELNPATYGDLRLIDSETGAQQEVTFGKYRLNTYRQTVQNFCQRLREYCSSRGMNFFMAASDTPLEELLLKQLREAEVWG